Proteins encoded within one genomic window of Nordella sp. HKS 07:
- a CDS encoding bifunctional 2-polyprenyl-6-hydroxyphenol methylase/3-demethylubiquinol 3-O-methyltransferase UbiG, whose translation MNDSRPADVAAQRCSEADDLLRQNKPVEALKALDQALEADRDCARAIIGITMIAERLTVTKYSKHFDRLILHCLQSPHGNPEALTNPAGHLLQLKYGLPDSQSRLTNSVRTESGLEGLRKDGLLITYLVTTINRNLTLESFLQSVRTEIWHRFTQGRLSGEWQGLIAALAVQAHNNEYIWDISESEREWLDATAEQLERLEGEITEATATLFLVFAMYRDPWELSKLRQRLRERSADRWSPALRFAVDRTIGKRARQIQLVPSIPRLSAAENPTSGSVRQMYEANPYPRWLHVTPALRQVDASYRLIAQYPHLGPLPKSEGPMQILMPGIGTGRLAVWAAQRYHHVQITAVDLSIQSLAYGKYMAESYGISNIDFRQGDLLTLEGQYERIECIGVLHHLENPEAGFERLVSCLKQGGVIQIMLYAEAARRDIWRLRTRLGLSHTNMSFDEIRRIRARILRDDGDLTAFNGLARRPDFHSTSGFRDLILHVQESTFTINRLRRMIEAADMRFIGFEFASSQVMSMFGESEAEQRYRKAYPDERTLSSLSNWEAIEASHPNLFGNYTFWCQRP comes from the coding sequence ATGAACGATTCACGTCCGGCAGATGTCGCCGCCCAGCGATGTTCCGAAGCAGATGATCTCCTGAGGCAAAACAAGCCGGTGGAAGCCCTCAAGGCGCTCGATCAGGCTCTCGAGGCAGATAGAGATTGCGCCCGCGCGATAATCGGGATCACAATGATCGCCGAACGCTTGACCGTCACAAAATACTCCAAACATTTTGACCGATTGATTTTGCACTGCCTGCAATCCCCCCATGGCAATCCGGAGGCATTGACAAATCCGGCCGGGCATTTGCTGCAGCTGAAATATGGACTGCCGGACAGCCAATCCCGCTTGACGAATTCTGTTCGTACCGAAAGCGGTCTTGAGGGTCTGCGCAAGGACGGGTTGCTCATCACCTACCTGGTTACGACAATCAACCGCAACCTGACGCTCGAAAGTTTTCTCCAGTCAGTCCGGACGGAGATATGGCACAGGTTCACACAAGGTCGCCTCAGCGGAGAGTGGCAGGGCCTGATAGCAGCACTCGCGGTACAGGCACACAATAATGAGTATATTTGGGATATTTCGGAGAGCGAGCGTGAGTGGCTAGACGCTACCGCTGAGCAGCTCGAGCGATTGGAAGGCGAGATCACCGAAGCCACCGCGACATTGTTTCTCGTTTTTGCGATGTATCGTGACCCCTGGGAGCTATCGAAACTCCGCCAACGCCTTCGGGAGCGGTCCGCTGATCGCTGGTCGCCTGCGTTGCGCTTTGCGGTCGATCGCACAATCGGGAAGCGCGCCAGACAGATCCAGCTTGTGCCCTCCATACCGAGATTGAGCGCCGCTGAAAATCCCACCTCGGGGTCGGTTCGCCAGATGTATGAAGCCAACCCGTATCCAAGATGGCTTCACGTGACTCCGGCGCTGCGACAGGTAGATGCAAGTTACAGGCTAATTGCCCAATACCCGCATCTTGGCCCGCTTCCAAAAAGCGAAGGCCCTATGCAAATCCTCATGCCGGGGATTGGTACGGGCCGGCTCGCCGTCTGGGCCGCACAGAGATACCACCACGTCCAGATAACCGCCGTCGATCTCAGTATCCAAAGTCTCGCCTACGGGAAGTACATGGCGGAGAGCTACGGCATCAGCAACATCGACTTCCGGCAAGGCGACCTGCTCACCCTTGAGGGGCAATATGAGCGAATAGAATGCATCGGCGTGCTGCACCATCTTGAAAATCCTGAAGCCGGTTTTGAAAGGTTGGTTTCCTGCCTCAAGCAGGGCGGTGTCATTCAGATTATGCTCTACGCCGAAGCCGCTCGCAGAGACATCTGGCGGCTGCGGACCCGGTTGGGCCTTTCTCATACGAATATGTCTTTCGACGAAATCCGGCGGATTCGGGCTCGCATTCTTCGCGACGATGGGGATCTCACCGCTTTCAACGGGCTCGCGCGACGGCCTGATTTCCACTCGACTAGCGGATTTCGCGACCTCATCCTGCACGTCCAGGAAAGCACGTTCACGATCAATCGTCTGCGACGGATGATCGAGGCGGCAGATATGAGGTTCATAGGATTCGAGTTCGCGTCCAGCCAGGTGATGAGCATGTTTGGAGAAAGCGAAGCAGAACAGCGTTATCGCAAGGCCTATCCAGACGAGAGGACACTGAGCAGCCTTTCAAACTGGGAGGCGATCGAGGCAAGTCATCCCAATCTGTTCGGCAACTATACTTTTTGGTGTCAAAGGCCGTAG
- a CDS encoding DUF1062 domain-containing protein codes for MCKATLVRWTIIPLIAPRPWIACGGCGGLKPFEPSGRIRLNANGRRLDAWLIYKCLVCARTWNRPLFERRALKDIDPATLEALHFSAPDWVRAREFDIEDLRRKAQRIDECAEVEIRKEILSDTGHPTVTVIELEVALPTCLRLDRLLSAELGLSRTRLQTLQAEGGLRIEPARKDVLRRRVRSGTRVMLMRTS; via the coding sequence ATGTGCAAAGCTACTCTGGTCCGTTGGACCATTATCCCGTTGATTGCGCCGAGACCCTGGATCGCCTGCGGCGGCTGCGGTGGCCTCAAACCCTTCGAGCCCAGCGGCAGGATCAGGCTGAACGCCAATGGCAGGAGGCTCGATGCCTGGCTGATCTATAAATGCCTCGTTTGCGCGCGGACCTGGAACCGCCCGCTGTTCGAGCGCCGCGCCTTGAAGGATATCGACCCCGCCACGTTGGAAGCCCTGCATTTCAGCGCTCCCGACTGGGTGCGGGCGCGGGAATTCGACATCGAGGATCTGCGCCGCAAGGCGCAGCGCATCGACGAATGCGCTGAGGTTGAAATCCGCAAGGAGATCCTGAGCGACACCGGGCATCCGACCGTGACCGTCATCGAACTGGAGGTCGCGTTGCCGACATGCCTCAGGCTTGATCGTCTGTTGAGCGCGGAGCTGGGCCTTTCGCGAACGAGACTTCAGACGCTCCAAGCCGAGGGAGGATTGCGTATCGAGCCCGCTCGCAAGGATGTCCTGCGTCGGCGGGTCAGGAGCGGAACTCGGGTGATGCTGATGCGGACATCCTGA
- a CDS encoding nucleotidyltransferase family protein, translated as MHDSDLGQRLEAILRLAPLRLTSLEIVRSLALPDWAIGAGFIRAAVWDELSGFTAATAVDDIDVLYFDPENRDSEHDAALEKRLREIEPALPWSVRNQARMHVRNGDAPYGSTADALRFWLDTPTCVAVRLDAQDRLEILAPYGLEDLFSMSIRPTPRGRTRKSTYTARIAEKKWHQRWPNVTVELP; from the coding sequence ATGCATGACAGTGATCTCGGGCAGCGTCTGGAAGCGATCCTCAGACTGGCGCCGCTCCGCCTCACGTCCCTGGAGATCGTGCGCTCCCTGGCCCTGCCGGACTGGGCCATAGGTGCCGGCTTTATCCGGGCCGCGGTATGGGACGAACTTTCGGGCTTCACCGCCGCTACCGCCGTCGACGACATCGATGTCCTGTATTTCGATCCCGAGAACCGCGATAGCGAGCACGATGCGGCCCTCGAAAAGCGGCTGCGGGAAATCGAGCCCGCTTTGCCCTGGAGCGTGCGCAACCAGGCGCGCATGCATGTCCGCAACGGCGACGCCCCCTATGGCTCGACGGCCGACGCGCTGCGCTTCTGGCTCGATACGCCGACTTGCGTCGCCGTCAGGCTCGACGCGCAAGACCGACTCGAGATCCTCGCGCCCTATGGGCTTGAGGATCTGTTCTCGATGTCCATCCGGCCGACGCCGCGCGGGCGGACTCGAAAGTCGACCTACACGGCGCGCATCGCGGAAAAGAAATGGCACCAGCGCTGGCCCAACGTCACGGTCGAGTTGCCTTAG
- a CDS encoding GreA/GreB family elongation factor: protein MSRAFVKEQDGQETPEELPERPVSTNPNFVTPRGLALIDEEIETARKLLAHAQHETDRVGIVRASRDLRYWTQRRATAQPVDPPKAPKKVAFGTRVTVKRDDGRQQVFSIVGEDEADLEKGLIAYTVPMARALLGLEVGDDADLPGGHAEVVALEPYSV, encoded by the coding sequence ATGAGCCGGGCTTTTGTAAAAGAGCAAGACGGACAGGAAACCCCTGAGGAACTGCCGGAACGTCCGGTCAGTACCAATCCCAATTTTGTGACGCCGCGCGGACTTGCCTTGATCGATGAAGAAATCGAGACGGCGCGCAAGCTGTTGGCTCATGCCCAGCATGAGACCGATCGCGTCGGCATCGTGCGCGCCTCGCGCGACCTGCGTTACTGGACGCAGCGCCGCGCCACGGCGCAACCGGTCGACCCTCCCAAGGCGCCGAAGAAGGTCGCCTTCGGAACCAGGGTCACCGTCAAGCGAGACGACGGCCGCCAGCAGGTTTTTTCGATCGTCGGCGAGGACGAGGCCGATCTCGAAAAGGGCTTGATCGCCTATACGGTGCCGATGGCACGCGCCTTGCTCGGCCTGGAAGTCGGCGACGACGCCGACTTGCCGGGCGGCCATGCCGAAGTGGTGGCTCTGGAGCCTTACTCGGTTTGA
- a CDS encoding periplasmic heavy metal sensor: MTSPADTSPVDTLPRDTSPQGPFASWPHWTKLLLVASLAVNLLIAGAAGMSYFAPERIERWSGASFTQLLPRSFLTELPDERRREFLDLLKSRRDAFRESRQDMTAAAQRFADALERNPYDEAQVNAAIDDFTRLSNDMVDSGTLMTRQIIQKLTPVERSKLAAAVRDRLERIQQRRKKWQTDNHKDRG; the protein is encoded by the coding sequence ATGACGTCGCCTGCCGATACGTCGCCTGTCGATACGCTGCCGCGCGATACGTCGCCGCAGGGTCCCTTCGCCTCGTGGCCGCATTGGACAAAGCTGCTGCTGGTCGCCTCCCTGGCGGTCAATCTGCTGATCGCAGGCGCCGCCGGCATGAGCTATTTCGCGCCCGAGCGGATCGAGCGCTGGAGCGGGGCGAGCTTCACCCAGCTTCTGCCGCGCAGTTTCCTCACCGAGCTGCCGGATGAACGGCGCCGCGAATTCCTCGATCTGCTCAAGAGCCGGCGCGATGCCTTCCGCGAGTCGCGCCAGGATATGACCGCGGCGGCGCAGCGCTTCGCCGACGCGCTCGAGCGCAATCCTTATGACGAGGCCCAGGTCAATGCGGCGATCGACGATTTCACCAGGCTCAGCAACGACATGGTCGACAGCGGCACGCTGATGACCCGGCAGATCATCCAGAAGCTCACGCCTGTGGAACGCAGCAAGCTCGCCGCGGCGGTCCGCGACCGGCTCGAGCGCATTCAGCAGCGCCGCAAGAAGTGGCAGACGGACAACCACAAGGACCGCGGCTGA
- a CDS encoding transcriptional regulator, producing the protein MMKVYRFTESGLDSVIIAAARFLVDPIINGLHRVIALGIVMLKALIGGRVVRVLRFDIGTTQADLARMIHCDPLTICRWERGESEIVVRLHGVEWLKLPGDEGVSEISGWAISQA; encoded by the coding sequence ATGATGAAAGTGTATCGGTTTACGGAGAGCGGGCTGGACAGTGTCATAATTGCCGCTGCCAGATTTCTGGTCGATCCGATCATCAACGGTCTTCATCGCGTTATCGCGCTGGGCATCGTAATGCTCAAGGCACTGATCGGTGGGCGGGTGGTGAGAGTTCTGCGCTTCGATATAGGCACGACGCAGGCTGACCTGGCGAGGATGATTCATTGCGACCCGCTCACCATCTGCAGGTGGGAACGAGGCGAGAGCGAAATCGTCGTGCGTCTGCACGGCGTCGAGTGGCTGAAACTGCCTGGCGACGAAGGTGTGAGCGAAATCAGCGGCTGGGCGATTTCGCAGGCCTAA
- a CDS encoding FAD-binding oxidoreductase, with protein MVPSRITVIGAGIIGMSTAAFLQRAGHKVTVIDRVAPGDGCSFGNAGGVAFAEVTPTIHPRILLKIPGWLMDPLGPLTIRWSYLPKALPWFLAAGRNALPDRVRKITAARAALGLRAVSDFETLLQAAKASELLVRQDTIRLYDTEAQYQAEEPDRRAKREYGYETKKLTPGEIAEIEPDLARDFACGAFHGGWYHVRNPKSVVTAIAQEFTRNGGEIILDDVIEVTQEAARAAKIRLKTGGERPLDRLVICAGAYSNFFARQFGDKVLLEAERGYHLVMPDPGITLGRSFSYVRTPMVVTPMDVGLRFAGTDEFAGLDAPPNWKRADVLWHSAKRCLPKLRPIDENVSRWMGRRPGTPDGLPVIGPSRKLGNVWYGFGHSHMGLTWGPTTGRLLSEMLSGTPGNTDLSAFRVDRF; from the coding sequence ATGGTCCCTTCCCGTATCACCGTCATCGGCGCCGGCATCATCGGCATGTCCACCGCCGCCTTCCTGCAACGCGCCGGGCACAAGGTCACCGTCATTGACCGGGTGGCGCCGGGGGATGGCTGCTCCTTCGGCAATGCTGGCGGCGTCGCCTTCGCCGAGGTGACGCCCACCATCCATCCGCGCATCCTGCTCAAGATACCGGGCTGGTTGATGGATCCGCTCGGCCCTCTCACCATCCGCTGGTCCTACCTTCCCAAGGCGCTGCCCTGGTTCCTCGCCGCCGGGCGCAACGCGCTGCCCGACCGGGTGCGCAAGATCACCGCGGCGCGCGCCGCGCTCGGTCTGCGCGCGGTCAGTGACTTCGAGACTCTGCTGCAGGCGGCCAAAGCGAGCGAGCTATTGGTCAGGCAGGATACAATCCGCCTCTATGACACCGAGGCGCAATATCAGGCAGAAGAGCCGGACCGGCGCGCCAAGCGCGAATATGGCTACGAGACGAAGAAGCTCACGCCCGGAGAGATCGCCGAGATCGAGCCTGACCTGGCGCGGGATTTCGCCTGCGGCGCCTTCCATGGCGGCTGGTATCATGTGCGCAATCCCAAGAGCGTCGTCACGGCAATCGCCCAGGAATTCACCCGCAATGGCGGCGAGATCATCCTCGATGACGTGATCGAGGTAACGCAGGAAGCCGCGCGCGCGGCGAAGATCCGGCTGAAGACCGGCGGCGAGCGTCCGCTCGACCGACTGGTGATCTGTGCCGGCGCCTATTCGAATTTCTTCGCCAGGCAGTTCGGCGACAAGGTTCTGCTCGAGGCCGAGCGCGGCTATCATCTGGTGATGCCGGATCCCGGCATCACGCTGGGCCGCTCCTTCAGCTATGTGCGCACACCCATGGTCGTGACGCCCATGGATGTGGGCCTGCGTTTCGCCGGCACCGATGAGTTCGCCGGCCTCGATGCCCCGCCCAATTGGAAGCGCGCCGATGTCCTGTGGCATTCCGCCAAGCGCTGCCTGCCGAAGCTCAGGCCGATCGATGAGAATGTGTCGCGCTGGATGGGGCGCCGGCCCGGCACGCCCGACGGCCTGCCGGTGATCGGCCCGTCGCGCAAGCTCGGCAATGTCTGGTACGGCTTCGGCCACAGCCATATGGGGCTGACCTGGGGACCGACCACGGGGCGCCTGTTGAGCGAGATGCTGAGCGGCACGCCTGGCAATACCGATCTGTCAGCCTTCCGCGTCGATCGGTTTTAG
- a CDS encoding PAS domain-containing sensor histidine kinase produces the protein MSSRAQLGGLFFKERVLRLPLPGWARITIGERSLRILITVLVSLFLVTLALALFLQLAQSRMTHLAEQNRQTLLYATAAAQHIKQAARTQLQSGYTPKPFTQEDLDAALLPEAQREGRIFAYVNAGGMITVASKADGTIAGQTIGDVLSNRFITEININDTEMARIQLASGEEAYVGMSDLAPLPGSLLVIQKRADVMRAWKDSVMQVSILFAVTFLVLMMLGGAFHWQAAKASEADRTLTVATERLDKALDRGHCGLWDWDIARGRIFWSKSMYDILGLEETGEFLNFGDVADRIHPDDAQLEEVVEALLTGQKTVFDHEFRMRHVDGNWVWLRARAELSHAPEEVEPHLVGIVIDITAQKLADRLNQEAELRLKDAIENISEAFVLWDSDNRLVLCNTKYQQFHSLPASVCTPGTPYEFVAKTAKEPAVRQRMPIHSRDTSEGNTFEVQLGDGRWLQINERRTKDGGFVSVGTDITPLKQQEERLLLSERELMMTVRDLQKERLLAEQQSQRLADLADKYSREKTRAEAASRSKSEFLANMSHELRTPLNAIIGFSQVMENQMFGPIGAGKYIEYARDIHKSGQFLLDVISDILDMSKIEAGRLKLELQKADLSEIVHEALRLVEARAHESKVELLCKAPKKLKVDMDTRAVKQVLINLTSNAVKFTPEGGRVMLTARLEGEQAVISIADTGIGIPPKDIEKLGRPFEQVENQFTKTKGGSGLGLAISKSLVELHGGSLTIDSEIGKGTIVTVKLPVAQAKPAHSAAA, from the coding sequence TTGAGCAGCAGAGCACAATTGGGCGGACTTTTCTTCAAGGAGCGGGTGCTCCGCCTGCCCTTGCCCGGCTGGGCCCGAATTACCATAGGTGAGCGCAGCTTACGCATTCTCATCACCGTCCTCGTCTCGCTCTTCCTCGTCACCCTGGCGCTGGCCCTGTTCCTCCAGCTGGCGCAAAGCCGGATGACGCATCTCGCCGAGCAGAACCGCCAGACCCTCCTCTATGCCACCGCCGCCGCCCAGCACATCAAGCAGGCGGCGCGCACCCAGCTCCAGTCCGGTTACACGCCGAAGCCCTTCACCCAGGAAGATCTCGACGCAGCACTTCTTCCCGAGGCGCAGCGCGAGGGCCGCATCTTCGCCTATGTCAATGCCGGCGGCATGATCACGGTCGCCTCGAAGGCGGACGGCACAATCGCCGGCCAGACGATCGGCGATGTGCTGTCCAATCGCTTCATCACCGAAATCAACATCAACGACACCGAAATGGCGCGCATCCAGCTCGCCTCGGGCGAGGAAGCCTATGTCGGCATGAGCGACCTGGCGCCCTTGCCAGGCAGCCTGCTCGTCATCCAGAAACGCGCCGACGTCATGCGCGCCTGGAAGGATAGCGTCATGCAGGTGAGCATCCTGTTCGCCGTCACCTTCCTCGTCCTCATGATGCTGGGCGGCGCCTTCCACTGGCAGGCGGCGAAGGCGTCGGAAGCCGACCGCACCTTGACGGTCGCCACCGAGCGCCTCGACAAGGCGCTCGACCGCGGCCATTGCGGCCTGTGGGACTGGGACATAGCGCGCGGCCGGATCTTCTGGTCGAAATCCATGTACGACATCCTCGGCCTCGAGGAGACCGGCGAATTCCTCAATTTCGGCGACGTCGCCGACCGCATCCACCCGGACGACGCGCAACTCGAGGAAGTGGTCGAGGCCCTGCTCACCGGCCAGAAGACGGTCTTCGACCACGAGTTCCGCATGCGCCATGTCGACGGCAACTGGGTGTGGCTCAGGGCCCGCGCCGAGCTCTCGCACGCGCCGGAAGAGGTGGAGCCGCATCTCGTCGGCATCGTCATCGACATCACCGCGCAGAAGCTCGCCGACCGCCTCAACCAGGAAGCCGAGCTGCGCCTCAAGGACGCGATCGAGAACATCTCGGAAGCTTTCGTGCTGTGGGACTCAGATAACCGCCTCGTGCTCTGCAACACCAAGTACCAGCAGTTCCATTCGCTGCCCGCCAGCGTGTGCACGCCCGGCACGCCCTATGAATTCGTGGCCAAGACCGCCAAGGAGCCGGCGGTGCGCCAGCGCATGCCGATCCACAGCCGCGACACCAGCGAAGGCAATACCTTCGAGGTGCAATTGGGCGACGGGCGCTGGCTGCAGATCAACGAAAGGCGCACCAAGGATGGCGGCTTCGTCTCGGTCGGCACCGACATCACGCCCTTGAAGCAGCAGGAAGAGCGCCTCCTCCTCTCCGAACGCGAACTGATGATGACGGTGCGCGACCTGCAGAAGGAGCGTCTCCTGGCCGAACAGCAGTCGCAGCGCCTCGCCGACCTCGCCGACAAATATTCGCGCGAAAAGACCAGGGCGGAGGCCGCCAGCCGCTCGAAATCGGAATTCCTGGCCAATATGAGCCACGAGCTCAGGACGCCGCTCAATGCCATCATCGGCTTCAGCCAGGTGATGGAGAACCAGATGTTCGGCCCGATCGGCGCCGGCAAGTACATCGAATATGCGCGCGACATCCACAAGAGCGGCCAATTCCTGCTCGACGTGATCAGCGACATCCTCGACATGTCGAAGATCGAGGCCGGCCGTCTCAAGCTCGAGCTGCAGAAGGCGGACCTCTCCGAGATCGTCCACGAGGCCTTGCGCCTCGTCGAAGCACGGGCCCACGAAAGCAAGGTCGAGCTCCTGTGCAAGGCGCCGAAGAAGCTCAAGGTCGATATGGATACCCGCGCCGTCAAGCAGGTCCTCATCAACCTCACTTCCAATGCGGTGAAGTTCACGCCGGAAGGCGGGCGCGTGATGCTCACCGCCAGGCTCGAAGGCGAGCAGGCGGTGATCTCCATCGCCGATACCGGCATCGGCATACCGCCCAAGGACATCGAGAAGCTCGGCCGCCCCTTCGAGCAGGTCGAGAACCAGTTCACCAAGACAAAGGGCGGCTCAGGCCTTGGCCTCGCCATCTCGAAGTCGCTGGTCGAGCTGCATGGCGGCTCGCTCACCATCGACAGCGAGATCGGCAAGGGCACCATCGTTACGGTGAAGCTGCCGGTGGCCCAGGCCAAGCCCGCCCATTCGGCGGCGGCCTAA
- the pepN gene encoding aminopeptidase N, translating to MNDASPQTVYLQNYRPVPYLIDEVFLKFVLAPEATQVTSRLSFRPNAAAQQKGGPLDHDEFGLNQSKLINVIDSNNLARDSREKPVSAFSHPALILDGEKLELRSVSLDGETLEPSRYDLTATNLTIREVPQRPFTLEIVTLCNPKANSELSGLYVSNNVFCTQCEAEGFRRITYFYDRPDVMARYKVRIEAPLASCPVLLANGNPGQSGTIAGGDLHFAEWEDPHPKPSYLFALVAGDLALVSDTYVTRSGRKVDLRIYVEKGKEDRCAFAMEALKTSMRWDEERFGLEYDLDIFMIVAVSDFNMGAMENKGLNIFNDKYILALPETATDIDYINIESIIAHEYFHNWTGNRVTCRDWFQLCLKEGLTVFRDQEFTADIRSRAVKRIVDVKRLRADQFPEDGGPLAHPVRPSSYIEINNFYTATVYEKGAELCRMLQTLIGREAFRKAMDLYFERHDGEAATTEDFVRCMADASGRNLDQFFTWYEQAGTPEVTVSESYDAKTKTYDLSLEQVTAPTPGQSDKRPVPIPLGIGLVGPDGRDMPLDLENVGVLNAPLIELNETKKTFRFRNVARKPVLSLNRGFSAPIRIRSNSGIPEQLFLMKNDGDTFNRWEASQRAAFALIRDRLAGKTSAADTQSFITALGAVLEDGHLDDAFKALMLGLPGEQEIATLIARDVDPGAIHQAREALRAETGMGLKDVLVELWRKTESHGAYRPDPEETGRRSLRYAVLQALAGGDPALATRLAGEQLSRITNMTDEIGALSTITTLDVPEREQALADFHTRHRGDNLLIDKWFALQASAPLSTTPGRVLELMAHPDFTLTNPNRVRSLVGAFAMANPFAFHAESGEGYVILADTILALDPKNPQVAARMATALRSWATLEEKRRGLAKAQLERILGTSGLSRDLYEIVSKSLGR from the coding sequence ATGAATGACGCAAGCCCGCAGACCGTTTATTTGCAGAATTACCGGCCCGTTCCCTATCTGATCGACGAGGTCTTTCTCAAGTTTGTCCTGGCGCCCGAGGCGACGCAAGTCACCTCCCGGCTGAGTTTTCGCCCCAATGCGGCAGCGCAGCAGAAGGGCGGACCCCTAGATCACGATGAGTTTGGATTGAATCAATCCAAACTCATAAACGTGATCGATTCTAATAATTTGGCGCGGGATTCTCGCGAAAAACCGGTGTCCGCTTTTTCGCATCCCGCGCTAATTCTTGATGGGGAAAAGCTGGAACTCAGGTCGGTAAGTCTCGATGGCGAGACGCTCGAGCCTTCCCGCTATGACCTCACCGCCACGAATCTCACTATTCGTGAGGTGCCGCAGCGCCCTTTCACCCTGGAGATCGTGACGCTCTGCAATCCGAAAGCCAATAGCGAGCTGTCCGGCCTCTATGTCTCCAACAATGTGTTCTGCACCCAGTGCGAGGCGGAAGGCTTCCGGCGCATCACCTATTTTTATGACCGCCCTGATGTCATGGCGCGCTACAAGGTGCGCATCGAGGCCCCCCTCGCCTCATGCCCGGTCCTGCTCGCCAACGGCAATCCCGGCCAAAGCGGCACGATCGCCGGCGGCGACCTGCATTTCGCCGAATGGGAGGATCCTCATCCCAAACCGTCTTATCTCTTCGCGCTTGTCGCCGGCGACCTCGCTTTGGTCAGCGACACCTATGTCACGCGCTCGGGGCGAAAGGTGGATCTGCGCATCTATGTCGAGAAGGGCAAGGAGGATCGCTGCGCCTTCGCGATGGAAGCGCTCAAGACCTCGATGCGCTGGGACGAGGAGCGCTTCGGCCTCGAATATGATCTCGACATCTTCATGATCGTCGCCGTCTCCGACTTCAACATGGGCGCCATGGAGAACAAGGGGCTCAATATCTTCAACGACAAATACATACTGGCGCTGCCCGAGACGGCGACGGATATCGACTACATCAATATCGAGAGCATCATCGCGCATGAATATTTCCATAACTGGACGGGCAACCGCGTCACCTGCCGCGACTGGTTCCAGCTCTGCCTGAAGGAAGGTCTGACCGTCTTCCGCGACCAGGAATTCACCGCCGACATCCGCTCGCGCGCCGTGAAACGCATCGTCGACGTGAAGCGGCTGCGCGCCGACCAGTTTCCCGAAGACGGTGGGCCCCTCGCCCATCCGGTCAGGCCTTCCTCCTATATCGAGATCAACAACTTCTACACAGCCACCGTCTATGAGAAGGGCGCCGAGCTCTGCCGCATGCTGCAGACGCTGATCGGGCGCGAGGCTTTCCGCAAGGCGATGGATCTCTATTTCGAGCGCCATGACGGCGAGGCGGCGACGACCGAAGATTTCGTGCGCTGCATGGCAGATGCCTCGGGACGCAATCTCGATCAGTTCTTTACCTGGTACGAGCAGGCCGGCACGCCGGAGGTCACCGTCTCCGAGAGCTACGATGCGAAGACGAAGACCTATGACCTCTCCCTCGAGCAGGTGACGGCGCCGACGCCCGGGCAATCCGACAAGCGGCCGGTACCGATACCGCTCGGCATCGGGCTCGTCGGGCCGGACGGCCGCGACATGCCACTCGATCTCGAAAATGTTGGCGTGCTCAATGCGCCATTGATCGAGCTCAACGAGACGAAGAAGACATTCCGCTTCCGCAATGTGGCGCGGAAGCCCGTTCTGTCGCTCAATCGTGGCTTCTCCGCTCCTATCCGCATCAGGAGCAACTCCGGCATCCCCGAGCAGCTCTTCCTGATGAAGAATGACGGCGACACGTTCAACCGCTGGGAGGCCTCGCAGAGGGCGGCGTTTGCCCTCATCCGGGACCGCCTCGCCGGAAAGACATCCGCGGCGGACACCCAGTCCTTCATTACCGCCCTCGGCGCGGTACTGGAGGACGGCCATCTCGATGACGCCTTCAAGGCGTTGATGCTGGGGCTTCCGGGCGAGCAGGAGATCGCCACGCTGATCGCCCGCGATGTCGATCCGGGCGCCATTCACCAGGCGCGCGAGGCCCTGCGCGCCGAGACAGGTATGGGTCTCAAGGACGTGCTGGTCGAACTGTGGCGGAAGACGGAAAGCCATGGCGCCTACCGGCCCGATCCGGAAGAGACCGGTCGGCGGTCGCTGCGCTATGCGGTGCTGCAGGCCCTCGCCGGCGGCGATCCGGCGCTTGCGACGAGGCTCGCCGGCGAGCAGCTTTCCCGCATCACCAACATGACCGACGAGATCGGCGCCCTTTCGACAATCACCACCCTCGACGTGCCGGAACGCGAGCAGGCGCTCGCCGATTTCCATACGCGCCACCGCGGCGACAATCTGCTGATCGACAAGTGGTTCGCGCTGCAGGCCTCGGCCCCGCTCAGCACCACGCCGGGACGGGTGCTTGAACTGATGGCGCATCCCGACTTCACGCTCACCAACCCCAACCGGGTGCGCAGCCTGGTCGGCGCCTTCGCCATGGCCAACCCCTTCGCCTTCCATGCCGAGAGCGGCGAAGGTTATGTCATTCTCGCCGACACGATCCTGGCGCTCGATCCGAAGAACCCGCAAGTAGCGGCGCGCATGGCGACCGCCTTGCGCAGCTGGGCAACGCTCGAGGAAAAACGCCGCGGCCTCGCCAAGGCGCAGCTCGAACGGATACTCGGAACGAGTGGCCTGTCGCGCGATCTTTACGAGATTGTTTCGAAGTCGCTGGGGCGGTGA